The window GCGCCCCGAACGCGGCGAGCACGAAGAACATCAGCACCAGGTCCAGCAGCGCGGTGCGGCTCATCACCAGGTGCAGGCCGTCCACCGCGAGCAGCGCGCCCGCCAGGCAGCCCAGGAACGTCGAGCGGAAGAGGCGGCGCCCGATCCGGCACAGCATCAGCACCGACAGGGTGCCGAGCACGGCGGTCATGAACCGCCAGCCGAAGGGGGTGAAGCCGAACATCCACTCGCCGAGCCCGATCACCCATTTGCCGACGGGCGGGTGCACGACGTAGCCCGGGTCGAGCGGGAGCGCGACCCCGTCCGGGTTGGCGAGGATCGACTTGTCGATGTCCTTGGGCCAGCTCGCCTCGTAGCCCTGGCGGATCGTGGCCCAGGCGTCCTTGGCGTAGTACGTCTCGTCGAATATCACCGCCTTCGGGCTGCCCAGGTGCGCGAACCGCAGCACCCCGGCGACCAGCGCCACCAGCAGCGGCCCCGCCCACGCGAGGATGCGCTGCCAGGTCCCCCACACCTGCGGCGGGAGCCCGAAGGTCATCCACAGCTGCCGGGACGGCTTGGCGTACGGGGGCACCAGGCGGCTGCGGACGTCCGCGCGCGGCGACGCGCCGGCGGCCGGCGCGTAGCCGAATCCGCGCAGGCGGCGCAGCCAGGTGGGCGGCTCATCTTCGCGTCCCGCCGATGAGGCGGGAGGGGCCCCCGCGGGGCTGGGCGGCGGCGTCGCGGTACTGGTCACCGGCACATCGTAGGGAAGAGATCTGTGTGCGCCCCAGTGGCGGGGGGCGTCGGGGCGCGGGACTGAGAGGATGGGCGGGTGACAACTGACCAGCCCCGCGGTACCGAGCCCACCTCGACGACCGGCGTTCTCGTCCTCGCCGGCACCCCCATCGGCGATCTCGCGGACGCCCCGCCGCGCCTCGCGGCGGAGCTGGAGCGGGCCGACGTGGTCGCCGCCGAGGACACCCGGCGGCTGCGCCGGCTGACCCAGGGGCTCGGCGTGCACACCACCGGGCGCGTCCTGTCGTACTTCGAGGGCAACGAGTCGGCGCGCACCCCGGAGCTGGTCGAGGCCCTGGCCGGCGGGGCGCGCGTGCTGCTGGTGACCGACGCCGGCATGCCCTCGGTCTCCGACCCCGGCTACCGGCTGGTGGCCGCCGCCGTGGAGAAGGACATCAAGGTCACCGCCGTTCCGGGGCCGTCCGCGGTGCTCACCGCGCTCGCCCTGTCCGGACTGCCCGTGGACCGGTTCTGCTTCGAGGGGTTCCTGCCGCGCAAGGCGGGCGAGCGCCTCGGCCGGCTGCGCGAGGTCGAGGGCGAGCGGCGCACCCTCGTCTACTTCGAGGCCCCGCACCGGCTCGACGACACCCTGGCCGCGATGGCCGAGGTCTTCGGCGCCGAGCGCCGCGCCGCGGTCTGCCGCGAACTGACGAAGACCTACGAGGAGGTCAAGCGCGGCGGGCTCGGCGAGCTCGCGGCCTGGGCCGCCGAGGGCGTGCGCGGCGAGATCACCGTCGTCGTGGAGGGCGCCCCCGCGGCCGGGCCCGGCGACGTGGACGACGAGGAGCTGGTGCGCCGGGTGCGGGTGCGCGAGGAGGCGGGGGAG of the Streptomyces sp. NBC_01294 genome contains:
- the rsmI gene encoding 16S rRNA (cytidine(1402)-2'-O)-methyltransferase, which gives rise to MTTDQPRGTEPTSTTGVLVLAGTPIGDLADAPPRLAAELERADVVAAEDTRRLRRLTQGLGVHTTGRVLSYFEGNESARTPELVEALAGGARVLLVTDAGMPSVSDPGYRLVAAAVEKDIKVTAVPGPSAVLTALALSGLPVDRFCFEGFLPRKAGERLGRLREVEGERRTLVYFEAPHRLDDTLAAMAEVFGAERRAAVCRELTKTYEEVKRGGLGELAAWAAEGVRGEITVVVEGAPAAGPGDVDDEELVRRVRVREEAGERRKEAIAAVAAEAGVPKREVFDAVVAAKNAAQKVL